TGAAGTCTTCCGGCGTAAACTCCGCCGCCTGGATCTGGGTGCCCATCGCGCCGTCACAAACGAGGACGCGGTTCTGAAGAGCGTGAAGAAGGTCAGATTGATGGGCCATGTAAGTGGATATTATGAGTCAACTGCTTCTTCCCCATCAGACCTATCTGGTCTGGTGCTGCCTGTTGGGTGCAGCCTGTTGAGTGCGCGATGCTCGCATCGCGCACTCAACAGGCGCGGAGGCTCGCAACGGGGGCTTGCCTGAGTCGTAATTGTCATTGTTGTGCCGCCAAAGCTGACCTCGTTCGTGTCCCGCAAACCCCTCGTCCTTGGCGTCGCTCTCAGCCTGATCCTCGCGGCAGTCGTCGTCCCGATTTCCATTCACCTTCCTCGCTGGGTCGAGTTTGAGTTTGTGTTCCTGGCATGGTGGGTGATATGGGTGGGGCTTCTTGCTTGGCTGCTCTTTCGGGGGCATTCCGTGGATGACGATACGGACGTGGAACCAATTGCCCGAGTCGGACAAGGGTTTGGTTCGGCTGCGGACGGGATATTTGACTTTGGATGCCTCGCAACAGATGGCTGCCAGCAACTGGTGGTGCTTGTCATTGCGGGCATGCTCCTATGGGCCGGAGCATGGCTTCTCCTCGAGTTCCTGCTTCCCGGCATTGCCGTGCTTTTTCTCGCTTCAATCGGTGGGATGCTGGCTCGCGCCGTTAACGACACGCACGGCTGCGAGGGCCAAATGGGGCGTTCCCTGCTCTGGGCCGGTCTATGGGCGACGGCCTACATTGGGCCGCTCGCTGGGATTGTCGCCTGGCTGTCGGCGCTACTGCCGCAGTGGAGATGAACCGGGTCCGCTTTGGGGTCCGCCACAGCCTGAGTCAGAGCGCAGACTGCCCGAAAACCAGACAACCTGAAAACCTTAAGGACCTGACAACCTGAGCACCTGCAACCTCAATGCCCCAATGCCTCAATGCCCCAATGCCCTAATGCCCAACGCCTTCCCCCAACAACTCCTCCAAATCCAGCGGGTCGCTGACCATCTGCAGGTTTCCATCGGCATCATAGGGCCAGCGATCCTTGGGGCGGTCCCAATAGAGTTCGATGCCGTTTCCGTCGGGGTCGTTCAGGTAGAGCGCCTCGCTGACGCCGTGGTCGGAGGCGCCGGTCAACTGAATTCCTGAAACCATGAGCCGCTTCAAGGCTATTGCGAGCGCGGCCCGCGTGGGGTAGCGGAAGGCAACATGGAACAGCCCGGTGCTGCGTGGGGAGGGGGCGCTTCCCCCTTTGCTCATCCACGTGTTCAGCCCGATGTGGTGGTGATAGCCACCCGCCGAGAGAAACGCCGCCGCCTCGCCGTAACGCTGGACCAGATCGAAGCCGAGCACTTCGGTGTAGAAACGAATCGACCTTTCGAGGTCAGAGACCTTGAGGTGAACGTGACCGACGTCGACGCCGGGATCGATGGGAGGAAGCAGAGAGGAAGTGGCAGGCGTGTCGGACTTGTCGGACATATAGGTCCTATACGACATATCGGTGGGGTGCAAAGCACCAAACGCCTCAATGGCTCAACGCCCCAATGCCCTACTGCCCAAAGCCCTCCTCTAGCTATACTCCTACCCATGGATCCGGACGCCCTATATCAGGAGGTCATCGAGAAGTACACCGAGCACGTCAATCCTGGCCTTGCGCGCCTGATGAGCTTTGCAGGCTTCGGCGTCGAGATGAGAGGCGAAGGCTGCTACATCATCGATCACGAAGGCCGAAGGTATCTCGACTGCCTCGGCGGATACGGCGTCTTCGCGCTTGGGCACCGGCACCCTCGGGTCATTCAGGCCGTGAAGGACCAGCTCGACGAGATGCCCCTCTCCGGGAAGGCGTTCTTCAACAAGAACCAGGCCGACCTTGCCGAGCGTCTCGCGGCCATCGCCCCCGAGGGCCTCCAATACACGTTCTTCTCCAACAGCGGAACGGAGGCGGTCGAGGCGGCTCTCAAGTTCGCCAAGTGCGCCACAGGCCGCTCCAAGATTGTCTCGACGATCGGCAGCTACCACGGCAAGACCATAGGAGCGCTCTCGACCACCGGCCGCGAGAAGTACCGCAAGCCGTTTGAACCCCTGATGCCGGGCGTGGTCCACGTGCCCTATGGCGACCTCGAAGCCGCCAAACGGGAGATTCCTGGCGCGGCGGCCGTCATCATCGAGACCATCCAGGGCGAGGGCGGCATCATCGAGGCTCCCGAGGGCTACATTTCTGGCCTGCGGGCCGCTTGCGACCTGGCAGGGGCCCTGCTGATCGCCGACGAGGTCCAAACGGGCTTGGGGCGCACGGGCAAGACCTTTGGAGTGGATTGGGAGGGCGTCCAGCCCGACATCATGACCCTCGCCAAAGCCCTCGGAGGCGGCGTGATGCCGATTGGCGCGACGATGGGAACCCCGGCGGTCTGGGAGGCGGTGTTCGGGCAGAACCCGCTGCTGCACACCAGCACGTTCGGGGGAAATGGTCTGGCTTGCGCGGCGGGCCTTGCCGCGATCGAGGTGATCCGCGACGAGAACCTGGTGGAGCGTTCGCTGACGATGGGCGCCAAGCTCAAGTCTGGCCTTGAAGAGGTTCAAGCCAAGCACTCCGAACTCGTGTGTGGGGTGCGCGGCAAGGGACTGATGCTAGGTGTGGAGTTCTCGATGGATGAGGTGGGCGAACTCACGATTGCGCAGATGATGAAACGGGGCCTTTGCGCGGCGTACACGCTGAACAACCCACGCGTGATCCGGTTCGAGCCGCCTCTGATCATCACAGACGAGCAGATCGCGTTTGCCTGCAGCACCTTTGATGAAGCGCTTGCGGAGACGGGCGAACTGATGGCGGAGTTGGTGTAGAGGGGACTACACCTCGCTTGGATGAACAGCCTTGATCTCGGTGAATCGCTTGAGGTCACTGGCGTTACAAGTTAGGATGCGGTCAATCCCATAAGCATCCGCCAGGGTAACGAGTCTGAGATCGTGACACGGCTTCCCACTTGGAGCGTAGCGAACCGCGAATCTTCGCCATCGAGGGCCAATGTCAACTGGCTCGTCCAGATGAGGCGCAATGAGGAGTATGTCTGTGACGATCTTATCGATCGTCTCTGCGTCAAACCCAAGGCCATTTGCCTCTCTGGGCCGGCTGCAGACCGCCCACAGTTCGATAACGACCTGTGCACAGGTCCATAGTTCTTCTCCCGATGCCTTGAGCTTCTTGATAGCCCGCACACAATCCACTCCAAGGGGGTTGTCTTTCTCAAGGCACCTGACCCAAACGCTCGTGTCAACGAGAAACATCAAACCCGATCCGGATAGATGGCATCTCGGCGGAGCGCGTTTGCAGGCAGGCAGACTCCAGAAATGCCGCGCGACGTAAGGTCATCAAGAGCGGAGCGCCAGGCCTCTCCACCTTTTCCTTGCTCATCTGGTACGGAGATTTCGGCGTTGACGATCTGGTTCTTGTCCAACTGCACCCGTTCGAACGGGACAAACACCTTCCCGTCAAACCTCAGCCTCAGCCTAATCGACATTGCCTGATCATTCTACGCTAGCCGCCTCTGATATCCTTAGATTTGGATGCCAAACCCGCCCACTGGACCACCATCTCGGATCGACAAGATCGCAGGAACAACTGTGTCCTTTTGGCTCGAAACTGGGCTTTTCGCCCGATGCGGTCCCGTGGACATCGTCGTTCACCATCATCCTTCATTCAGCCCGGCTCCTTGGATTGTCGAGGCGTTTGGGTCTTTCGGGGAAGACACTTTCACGCATTACTCCTGCCAACAGTTCGCGGAACGGCCGTCGGACGAGCAGTTTCAGTCGGCTTGTCGAGCCATTCTTGAGTCTCTCAAGCAAAGGGGCGAACTTTAAGCCTATCGACCCATGTTCGTCCCGCCTTCGCATAGAATGAAAGCGTAGAGGCACTCCCCATGACCGAACGCGACAAGATTGCGCACCTGCTCCGACGTTTCGGCCTTGGCGCCGGCAAATGTGAGCTCGCCAAATACGAGAAGCTCGGCGTTCAAGGCACTCTGGACATGCTGCTCGACTGGGACAAGACCGACGAGGGCTTTCCGGTCAGCCCGTGGGAGTTCGTCAAACAGGCCGACGGCCAACTCCAGTTCGACCCCTACAAGTTTGCCTCTCATTGGGGCCTTCGGCTGCTGCTCACCAACCGCCCCCTCCAAGAGCGCATGACCCTCTTCTGGCACGACCACTTCGCCGTGAGCGGCAACAAAGTCTTCGACGGCACGGCGATGGTCCAGTACGAGAACTGCCTGCGCAGGCACGCCGGCGGCAACTTCCGCACGCTGCTCAAAGAGGTCAGCAAAGAGCCCGCGATGATCTATTGGCTGGACCAGCACACCTCGGTCAAGGAGCACCCCAACGAGAACTTCGCGCGCGAGGTGATGGAGCTCTTCACCATGGGCTCTGGCTACACAGAAAAGGACATCCAGGAGGCCGCACGGGCGTTCACGGGATGGGGTTTGCAGATCGAGAGCATCGGCGAGAACATCGAGTTCTACAAGCAGCAGGAGCGGGCGGCGAAGGCCGGCCGATCGGTGTTCAACTTCTGCCTAGCGCCCGCCATCCACGACGCAGGGCCCAAGACGATCCTCGGAAAGACCGGAAACTTCAACGGCGACCAGGTGCTCGACATCCTTTGCGATCGCCCCGAGACGGCGCGCTACCTCGCCAAGAAGCTCTGGGAGTGGTTCGCGTATCCAAACCCGGAGCTACCTCTGGTCGAACGGCTTGCCAAGGTCCTCGTCGACGCGAAATTCGAGGTCAAGCCGGTGCTGAAAGCCATCGTCGCCGCGCCCCAGTTCTGGAGCGAGAAGTGCGTCCGAGGCCGCCCCAAGAGCCCCATCGACACCACGGTCACGGTCTTTCGTCAACTCGATCTTCAGAAGGTCTTGCTGGGATTGCGGGGCGAGGTCAAAGACCCGTTCCAGACGATGAAGCCCGAGCTCAAGGGCGCGGCCGACGGCGTGACGTTCCTGATGAACGGGCAGGGGTTCCTGCTCCTCTTTCCACCCGACGTGGCGGGGTGGGATTGGGGAGAGGCGTGGATCAACAGCAACAGCATGCGCTTCCGCGCGCAGCTTGGCGACGTGATCTTCTATGGCAACGACGCCAACCGGCCGATCGCGGTCTACCTCGCCAACCGCATCAAGCAGGAGTTCAATCCGCAATCCTCGGGCGACGTGGTGGACGCTCTCTGTGCGATCTTCGACGCCGAGGTGCCCGCGCGAACGCGTGACATCCTCGTCGAGGCGTGTACCAAGGCGGGCGGGCCGAAGTCGCTCGACGGCAAGGACAGCGCTGCCTATGTGCTGGCCTTCACGACCAAGATGCTGTTCGCGAGCCCTGAATTTCAGATGTGTTGAGGGGCTTCCCCCTCCCTTGGTTTTGCGAAGCGAAACTGAGGGAGGGGTTGGGGTGGGAGACTCTGTCCGGGTCAGCTATCGCGCCCCCTCACCCGGTTCACTGCGTTCACCGTCCTCTCCCCAAAGGGGCGAGGTGGTGGTTTCTCTCCTGACCCCAGAAGCCGTATCCTCCAATCCTCAGACCCTTGACCTGGGCTCCAGAACGCTGTCACCTCACCCGGTCCCGTAAGGCGCGGGATCTTCGATTCGCTGCGCTCACCAACCTCTCCCACAGGGGGCGAGGGGGTCTCTTTGCCGCTATCGCGCATCGCCAATCGCATATCGCATTCTGCGCTCCCTCAAACCGGGTTTACTGCCCTGCCGATGGAAGGATTCGAGCAACTTGGGGCGTGGATGGCGGAACAGGGGCTTCCCTGCTCAACCGAGATGCTTGATCAACTCCACGCCTTCGTGACAGACCTCTATTCTCTCAACGAGACACGCAACCTGACTCGAGTTCCGAAGGAAGAGTTCTGGCTGCGGCACGTCGTCGACAGCCTTCTCGTCCACAGCCTCCTCCCGGAAGGAGCCACGGTCCTCGATATTGGCACTGGGCCTGGATTCCCAGCGTGGCCCTTGGCCTGGGCGCGGCACGACCTTCGAATCACGGCCCTCGACTCCTCGAACAAGATGCTCGGGTTCTTTGCCCGGCACGGCCTGCCGAATCTTAAGGCGGTGCTCGGGCGCGCGGAGGAATGGGGCATTCGGGAGCGGTTCGACC
This Armatimonadota bacterium DNA region includes the following protein-coding sequences:
- a CDS encoding VOC family protein, translating into MSDKSDTPATSSLLPPIDPGVDVGHVHLKVSDLERSIRFYTEVLGFDLVQRYGEAAAFLSAGGYHHHIGLNTWMSKGGSAPSPRSTGLFHVAFRYPTRAALAIALKRLMVSGIQLTGASDHGVSEALYLNDPDGNGIELYWDRPKDRWPYDADGNLQMVSDPLDLEELLGEGVGH
- a CDS encoding aspartate aminotransferase family protein, which encodes MDPDALYQEVIEKYTEHVNPGLARLMSFAGFGVEMRGEGCYIIDHEGRRYLDCLGGYGVFALGHRHPRVIQAVKDQLDEMPLSGKAFFNKNQADLAERLAAIAPEGLQYTFFSNSGTEAVEAALKFAKCATGRSKIVSTIGSYHGKTIGALSTTGREKYRKPFEPLMPGVVHVPYGDLEAAKREIPGAAAVIIETIQGEGGIIEAPEGYISGLRAACDLAGALLIADEVQTGLGRTGKTFGVDWEGVQPDIMTLAKALGGGVMPIGATMGTPAVWEAVFGQNPLLHTSTFGGNGLACAAGLAAIEVIRDENLVERSLTMGAKLKSGLEEVQAKHSELVCGVRGKGLMLGVEFSMDEVGELTIAQMMKRGLCAAYTLNNPRVIRFEPPLIITDEQIAFACSTFDEALAETGELMAELV
- a CDS encoding PIN domain-containing protein; translated protein: MFLVDTSVWVRCLEKDNPLGVDCVRAIKKLKASGEELWTCAQVVIELWAVCSRPREANGLGFDAETIDKIVTDILLIAPHLDEPVDIGPRWRRFAVRYAPSGKPCHDLRLVTLADAYGIDRILTCNASDLKRFTEIKAVHPSEV
- a CDS encoding DUF1800 domain-containing protein, producing MTERDKIAHLLRRFGLGAGKCELAKYEKLGVQGTLDMLLDWDKTDEGFPVSPWEFVKQADGQLQFDPYKFASHWGLRLLLTNRPLQERMTLFWHDHFAVSGNKVFDGTAMVQYENCLRRHAGGNFRTLLKEVSKEPAMIYWLDQHTSVKEHPNENFAREVMELFTMGSGYTEKDIQEAARAFTGWGLQIESIGENIEFYKQQERAAKAGRSVFNFCLAPAIHDAGPKTILGKTGNFNGDQVLDILCDRPETARYLAKKLWEWFAYPNPELPLVERLAKVLVDAKFEVKPVLKAIVAAPQFWSEKCVRGRPKSPIDTTVTVFRQLDLQKVLLGLRGEVKDPFQTMKPELKGAADGVTFLMNGQGFLLLFPPDVAGWDWGEAWINSNSMRFRAQLGDVIFYGNDANRPIAVYLANRIKQEFNPQSSGDVVDALCAIFDAEVPARTRDILVEACTKAGGPKSLDGKDSAAYVLAFTTKMLFASPEFQMC
- the rsmG gene encoding 16S rRNA (guanine(527)-N(7))-methyltransferase RsmG, which encodes MLDQLHAFVTDLYSLNETRNLTRVPKEEFWLRHVVDSLLVHSLLPEGATVLDIGTGPGFPAWPLAWARHDLRITALDSSNKMLGFFARHGLPNLKAVLGRAEEWGIRERFDLVTGRAVAPLAIQLELSAAPCKVGGVVIPMRSANDQHEIQAKDFSVLGLALEKVERRTLPDVGAERLFPAYRKVAKTPREYPRKWADIRRKPL